The Vibrio mangrovi genome includes a region encoding these proteins:
- a CDS encoding chemotaxis protein, which yields MAKTVSKANQSQGMLMFTLNLKRQLFAIGTLKIREIVSYQPMTQIPYSHHNVVGTVTIRNMTIPVIDMAAAIGFRPIPREEYQNCYLIVTDCLRTVVAFMVRTIEKIIECDWRSIESTPSTAGHHVFVTGITRYKDNIVQMLDVELLLSKIYPQYESAKIPILTDVEREKLKSFNILLVDDSSIARKQLADALDGINIPYDICKNGTEGLQLMRDKAEQGNPIDILVSDIEMPGLDGYELAFEIQNDDALNHAYIILHTSLSSEICVDRARQVGAHEALEKFHSTELVEAMLRGATKLQERAFSS from the coding sequence ATGGCGAAAACCGTAAGTAAAGCCAATCAATCGCAAGGTATGCTGATGTTTACACTCAACCTGAAACGTCAGTTGTTTGCTATTGGCACCTTAAAGATTCGAGAAATTGTGTCCTATCAGCCTATGACGCAGATTCCGTATTCTCATCACAATGTGGTCGGAACGGTAACCATTCGCAATATGACCATTCCTGTTATCGATATGGCTGCGGCTATTGGCTTTCGGCCCATTCCCCGCGAAGAGTATCAAAACTGTTACCTAATCGTGACCGACTGTCTGCGCACCGTTGTTGCATTTATGGTGCGTACAATTGAAAAAATCATTGAATGCGACTGGCGTTCTATCGAATCAACTCCCTCAACTGCCGGACATCACGTCTTTGTCACCGGAATCACGCGTTATAAGGACAATATTGTTCAGATGCTGGATGTAGAGTTGCTGCTTTCGAAAATTTATCCGCAGTATGAATCGGCAAAAATTCCGATTCTGACTGACGTCGAACGGGAAAAACTGAAATCCTTTAATATTCTGCTGGTTGATGATTCCAGTATTGCCAGAAAACAGCTGGCCGATGCGCTGGACGGCATTAATATTCCCTATGATATCTGTAAAAATGGTACAGAAGGTCTGCAACTGATGCGCGACAAGGCCGAACAGGGAAACCCCATCGACATTCTGGTCAGCGATATCGAAATGCCGGGCCTTGACGGCTATGAACTGGCATTCGAGATACAAAATGATGATGCTTTAAATCATGCCTACATTATTCTTCATACTTCACTGTCCAGTGAAATTTGTGTTGACAGAGCCAGACAGGTTGGTGCACATGAAGCTCTGGAAAAATTCCATTCTACAGAGTTAGTTGAAGCCATGCTGCGCGGCGCAACCAAGTTACAAGAGCGGGCATTCAGTAGCTAA
- the speG gene encoding spermidine N1-acetyltransferase — MKSELYLRALERQDLRFIHNLNNNRNIMSYWFEEPYESFDELEELYNKHIHDNAERRFVVENENNQLIGLVELIEINYIHRSAEFQIIIAPEYQGRGYASDLINKALDYSFTILNLHKIYLHVAIENEIALHLYLKAGFVEEGHLVEEFFINGRYQDVKRMYILQHDYLSKIKLGSTHP; from the coding sequence ATGAAAAGCGAGCTTTACCTGCGTGCATTAGAACGTCAGGATTTACGTTTTATTCACAACCTGAACAACAACAGAAATATCATGTCGTACTGGTTTGAAGAACCATACGAGTCTTTTGATGAACTCGAAGAATTATATAACAAGCATATCCACGACAACGCTGAAAGGCGTTTCGTTGTAGAGAATGAAAATAATCAATTGATTGGTTTGGTAGAATTAATTGAAATTAACTATATCCACAGAAGTGCTGAGTTTCAGATCATTATTGCACCGGAATATCAGGGGAGAGGCTATGCCTCAGATCTCATCAATAAAGCATTAGACTATTCATTTACAATTTTAAACCTGCATAAAATCTATCTTCACGTTGCAATCGAAAATGAAATTGCACTCCACCTATACCTTAAAGCAGGTTTTGTCGAAGAAGGGCATCTGGTTGAAGAATTCTTCATCAATGGACGCTATCAGGATGTCAAACGGATGTATATTTTACAGCACGACTATTTAAGCAAGATAAAATTGGGCTCAACTCACCCATGA
- a CDS encoding acyl-CoA thioesterase: MTNSKRELTLRFLAEPSDVNFGGKVHGGAVMKWIDLAAYACSAAWSGKYCITAYAGGIRFVAPIQVGHLVEVTAKIVYTGRTSMHVAIDVQASDPKVQEKRLTTHCIVIMVAVDEHGKPSSVPEWVPTTPEDIALRESAIRLMNMRQEIGEEMEAHVQYLKSS, from the coding sequence ATGACAAATAGCAAACGGGAACTCACTCTCCGCTTTCTGGCAGAACCCAGTGATGTAAATTTCGGAGGTAAAGTTCACGGAGGTGCCGTGATGAAATGGATCGATTTGGCAGCCTACGCCTGTTCGGCAGCCTGGAGCGGTAAATATTGTATTACAGCTTATGCCGGCGGTATCCGTTTTGTTGCACCGATTCAGGTTGGCCATCTGGTCGAAGTTACAGCTAAAATCGTCTATACCGGGCGAACATCCATGCATGTTGCAATCGATGTTCAGGCCAGCGATCCCAAAGTACAGGAAAAACGTCTGACCACACACTGCATCGTCATCATGGTTGCTGTCGATGAACATGGTAAACCAAGCTCTGTGCCAGAGTGGGTGCCGACAACCCCGGAAGATATTGCACTCAGAGAATCGGCAATTCGCTTAATGAATATGCGTCAGGAAATCGGTGAAGAAATGGAAGCTCACGTGCAATATCTGAAATCATCCTGA
- a CDS encoding NUDIX hydrolase, giving the protein MNPWIDWVKQLQAISQAGLTYSKDKFDIERFQQLGDISHQMFSHLSDAPVEQISAVFFPESGYPTPKIDLRAAVIQDGKILLVREREDDCWTMPGGWGDVCETPKQGVVREVEEESGFIVASPRLYAVKDRAVHPYQPLFPFHIYKMFFLCELIDGEATENIEISEIDFFSPHNLPPLSESRVLAQDIHMAFDAWENGISEVYID; this is encoded by the coding sequence ATGAACCCTTGGATCGACTGGGTAAAACAACTTCAGGCAATTAGTCAGGCTGGGCTGACATATTCAAAAGATAAATTTGATATTGAGCGATTTCAGCAACTTGGTGATATTTCCCATCAGATGTTTTCACATCTCAGCGACGCACCGGTTGAACAGATCAGTGCTGTATTTTTCCCCGAATCCGGTTACCCGACACCTAAGATTGATTTGCGTGCCGCTGTCATTCAGGATGGAAAAATTCTTTTGGTCAGAGAACGTGAAGATGATTGCTGGACCATGCCCGGAGGCTGGGGTGACGTTTGTGAAACACCCAAACAAGGTGTAGTTCGTGAAGTTGAAGAAGAGTCAGGTTTTATCGTCGCCTCTCCCCGGCTTTATGCCGTCAAAGATCGGGCTGTCCATCCTTATCAGCCACTCTTTCCGTTTCACATTTATAAGATGTTCTTCCTTTGTGAACTGATTGATGGTGAGGCAACAGAAAATATCGAGATTTCAGAGATCGATTTTTTCTCGCCGCACAACCTGCCACCACTATCTGAAAGCAGAGTGTTAGCCCAAGACATTCATATGGCTTTTGATGCCTGGGAAAATGGTATCTCTGAGGTGTATATCGATTAA
- a CDS encoding DUF3541 domain-containing protein: protein MLKKCGIASILFIMLTCQSIGAPTEQEAVTFPPSFQDSAAQIRNYYEQHLYTLPAFKAGHYALRMYRQTLDTKYTAGIWQDTARIASTLNHFANDVTTPEAIYLYSQQRLSSYDGNKDERSQLRYSVTKHHPEYLYLGIDLLGAMARADEYGLKHKYDQRLRHILRKYDFNLYATDPQMIKAWAAQLANQVFWLKQLGEQDTVAAFIQAFRKTYPDEQDKALSAQQFENKIYGMTHIIIAASGYYQHPISAAKYQWIYNYFRTNIETIINRTKPDVIAEVGLSFLLAGLENDPVVAQTRQAVQEAIPPLKQMIPSEKGNFSLTLGEHRNLLAIMLLDWQKPNSAPKYDQNPEVFRSLPYGLEPKSSAQAQ, encoded by the coding sequence ATGTTAAAGAAATGTGGCATCGCTTCAATTTTATTCATCATGCTCACCTGCCAGAGTATCGGAGCACCAACCGAACAAGAAGCTGTTACATTTCCACCAAGTTTTCAGGATTCAGCCGCTCAAATCCGCAATTACTATGAACAACACCTATATACACTGCCAGCCTTCAAAGCCGGTCATTATGCTTTGCGGATGTACCGGCAAACATTAGATACAAAATACACAGCAGGAATTTGGCAGGACACCGCCAGAATCGCCAGCACACTCAACCATTTCGCCAATGATGTCACCACGCCTGAAGCCATTTACCTGTATTCTCAGCAGCGTCTGTCCTCATACGATGGGAATAAAGATGAACGTTCCCAGCTTCGGTATTCCGTAACGAAACATCATCCGGAATACCTCTATCTGGGAATTGATTTGCTTGGGGCAATGGCCAGAGCGGATGAATATGGCCTGAAACACAAATATGATCAGCGTCTGCGTCATATTTTGCGTAAGTATGATTTTAATTTGTACGCTACCGACCCTCAGATGATCAAAGCGTGGGCGGCACAGCTAGCCAATCAGGTTTTCTGGCTCAAACAATTGGGAGAACAGGACACAGTGGCGGCTTTCATTCAGGCATTTCGTAAAACTTATCCGGACGAGCAGGACAAAGCACTCTCAGCCCAACAGTTCGAGAATAAGATTTATGGCATGACGCATATCATTATTGCAGCTTCAGGTTACTATCAGCATCCGATCTCAGCGGCAAAGTATCAGTGGATTTATAATTATTTCCGGACCAATATTGAAACCATTATCAACCGTACCAAACCAGATGTTATCGCCGAAGTCGGACTCAGTTTTCTGCTTGCCGGACTAGAAAATGATCCTGTCGTCGCTCAGACCAGACAGGCGGTTCAGGAAGCAATTCCTCCGTTAAAACAGATGATTCCTTCAGAAAAAGGGAATTTCAGTCTGACACTGGGGGAACATCGTAATCTGCTCGCGATCATGTTACTGGATTGGCAGAAACCCAATTCTGCACCAAAATATGACCAAAATCCGGAGGTATTCCGCTCTCTTCCATACGGACTTGAGCCGAAAAGCTCCGCACAGGCTCAATGA
- a CDS encoding HAMP domain-containing sensor histidine kinase: MIQWYQRQKLIHQIGWIIFIGFCVSGLLSLYLLSSEKSKNLSYLSTSGAIQRVISVVDILSQTPPELHSSILRASSSSDLSLAIATSPRIESTAQNQELNRLRRQMASAGIQEVNLSLIQQPRSILIMSGNNMDNMHNAMMSGRMQRNQPNHHRGYLATIDGSVRLQNGSWLNFSSGVQKEIIHWSSSVLLSLTLVMLGTILISLLIVRRALKPIRDLGTAAETFAQKKQVTPVNTDGPQDLYPTIKAFNEMQSELANYLEERTKLLAAISHDLRTPLTSLRLRLEFIEDSEDKHQMLRTLSVMEKMLQSTLSFAKNDTYREARQPTDIHSLMQTIVDEYMEKNTNIIYQAPANMIENVPPLGLRRMTENLINNSVQYGGESVTITLSVKTDQQYLTVSVIDTGIGIDATRLTDVLKPFTRLNSARDTDSSNVGLGLSITQSLAKAYGGDLTLTSNKPHGLIATFTIALH, translated from the coding sequence ATGATTCAGTGGTATCAACGTCAAAAACTGATTCATCAGATCGGCTGGATCATCTTTATCGGCTTCTGTGTCAGTGGATTGCTTTCCCTTTACCTGCTTTCATCTGAAAAATCGAAAAACCTGAGTTACCTTTCAACCTCTGGCGCTATTCAGCGGGTTATCTCAGTTGTCGATATTCTTTCTCAAACGCCACCAGAACTTCATTCATCAATACTCAGAGCCAGCAGTAGTTCAGATCTGTCACTCGCCATTGCAACTTCACCCAGAATAGAGTCAACAGCTCAAAATCAAGAACTCAACCGACTACGCCGTCAAATGGCATCAGCCGGCATTCAAGAAGTGAACCTATCTCTGATTCAGCAACCTCGCTCAATATTAATTATGTCCGGAAATAATATGGACAACATGCATAACGCCATGATGTCAGGCCGGATGCAAAGAAACCAACCCAATCACCATCGGGGCTATCTGGCAACGATTGATGGTTCTGTCCGGCTACAAAATGGGAGCTGGCTGAACTTTTCATCCGGCGTTCAAAAAGAGATTATCCACTGGTCTAGTAGCGTATTGCTCTCTCTGACTCTGGTCATGCTGGGAACAATTCTGATTTCATTGCTGATTGTCCGTCGAGCTTTGAAACCCATTCGGGACCTAGGTACAGCGGCAGAGACTTTCGCCCAAAAAAAACAAGTCACCCCGGTCAATACTGATGGACCTCAGGATCTCTACCCGACAATCAAAGCATTTAATGAAATGCAAAGTGAACTGGCAAATTATCTTGAAGAAAGAACAAAGTTACTGGCCGCAATCTCTCACGATTTAAGAACTCCGCTAACCAGTCTCCGGCTCCGGTTAGAATTCATTGAAGACAGTGAAGATAAACACCAGATGCTGCGAACCCTGTCAGTCATGGAGAAAATGCTACAAAGTACACTGAGTTTTGCCAAAAATGACACTTACCGGGAAGCAAGACAACCAACAGATATTCATAGCCTCATGCAGACGATTGTCGACGAATATATGGAAAAGAACACGAATATTATCTATCAGGCACCAGCAAATATGATTGAGAATGTTCCTCCTCTGGGTCTGAGAAGAATGACTGAAAATTTGATCAATAACTCGGTTCAGTACGGTGGAGAATCCGTCACTATTACACTATCTGTCAAGACAGACCAACAATACCTGACTGTCTCTGTTATCGACACTGGTATTGGAATTGATGCCACCAGACTGACTGATGTCCTCAAACCATTTACCCGCCTGAACTCAGCCCGGGATACAGACAGCTCAAATGTCGGTCTGGGGCTGTCGATCACGCAATCATTGGCAAAAGCTTATGGTGGCGATTTGACCCTGACAAGTAACAAACCACATGGCCTGATTGCAACCTTCACGATTGCATTGCATTAA
- a CDS encoding methyl-accepting chemotaxis protein, translating to MLFNRSIAKENESLKKELHLIKQMHDGLDDEMLTVRLTPAGAISAVNRIFAEEMRYEQRELEGKKMTEMVPSKERSTGHYKRLNSALAEGKHWNGAIQVLKGNGEEAWLRAILQPIYDTKKHLQYFLLYASELTQTIRTSREHEDMIAALLRSTAVIEFDLEGHVLTANENFLRAMGYTKEQIVGKHHRIFCEPELYNSSEYEAFWRKLRSGQFVSERFKRIDSHGHPVWLEASYNPIHNNHGDLYKVVKFATVITDQVNRELAISDAANIAYEISQSTDIQASKGQGVIQDTIRTMEELEQQMMLACQGIKDLDELSKTVSDLVGNISGIADQTNLLALNAAIEAARAGDQGRGFAVVADEVRELALRTSKTTSEIVDVVGKNQKLTEKAVELIENGQLRAKDGLSLSNDAGVVISEIQEGAKKVVGAIEEFNQRL from the coding sequence ATGCTTTTCAACCGTTCGATAGCTAAAGAGAATGAGTCTTTAAAAAAAGAACTTCATTTAATAAAGCAGATGCATGATGGGCTTGATGATGAGATGTTAACAGTACGGCTTACTCCCGCCGGCGCTATCTCTGCGGTGAATAGAATTTTTGCTGAAGAAATGAGATATGAGCAGCGTGAACTGGAAGGAAAGAAAATGACGGAGATGGTTCCGTCAAAAGAGCGTTCTACAGGTCACTACAAACGTTTAAATTCAGCATTGGCAGAGGGAAAGCACTGGAATGGTGCGATCCAGGTTTTGAAAGGTAATGGTGAAGAAGCCTGGTTAAGAGCCATACTACAGCCGATATATGATACGAAGAAACATCTGCAATATTTTTTGCTGTATGCATCTGAACTGACTCAGACAATCCGCACTTCCCGGGAACATGAAGATATGATCGCTGCTTTACTCCGTTCAACGGCGGTGATCGAGTTTGACTTGGAGGGACATGTTCTGACCGCCAATGAGAATTTTCTGCGGGCAATGGGATATACGAAAGAGCAGATTGTCGGTAAACACCACCGAATATTCTGTGAACCGGAGTTGTATAACTCTTCCGAATACGAGGCTTTCTGGCGTAAATTGAGAAGTGGGCAGTTTGTTTCCGAGCGCTTCAAGCGCATTGATAGCCACGGTCATCCTGTATGGTTAGAGGCTTCTTATAATCCTATCCATAATAATCACGGCGATTTATATAAAGTTGTTAAGTTTGCCACGGTGATTACAGATCAGGTGAATCGGGAGCTGGCTATTTCTGATGCAGCGAATATCGCTTATGAGATCTCACAGTCGACGGATATTCAGGCTTCAAAAGGACAGGGTGTTATTCAGGATACGATTCGCACTATGGAAGAGCTTGAACAACAGATGATGCTGGCATGTCAGGGAATCAAAGATCTGGATGAACTGTCTAAAACGGTTAGCGATCTGGTTGGTAATATCAGTGGGATTGCAGATCAGACTAATCTTCTGGCACTCAATGCTGCAATTGAGGCTGCCAGAGCTGGTGATCAGGGCCGGGGATTTGCCGTGGTTGCTGATGAAGTTCGGGAACTGGCACTGCGGACCAGTAAGACAACTTCTGAAATTGTTGATGTTGTCGGGAAAAACCAGAAATTGACAGAAAAAGCAGTGGAATTAATTGAAAATGGGCAACTGAGGGCAAAAGATGGTTTGAGCCTTTCTAACGATGCCGGTGTGGTTATCTCTGAAATTCAGGAAGGAGCCAAAAAAGTGGTTGGGGCGATAGAAGAGTTTAATCAACGGCTTTAG
- a CDS encoding aldolase/citrate lyase/malate synthase family protein, giving the protein MQMPHSSLNQKPYNQQSDQFITEMVISVETLGGGQAQEKQLQAKQLLDQLFPLHEGSHCDVTGYVVDYRHLMVYFKDGRHTGLRYPKHFVAYIGDRHNPEAIVFRNGDGCHVEVTLGNGKGTGMPEPVSIDDIQLETYTHLNSVASESHATLGLRHWVSLVKADELGHPQVCSENKEYQSKDEADYQLDISFNID; this is encoded by the coding sequence ATGCAAATGCCACATAGTTCGTTGAATCAGAAGCCGTATAACCAACAGTCGGACCAATTTATTACAGAGATGGTGATTTCTGTAGAAACATTGGGTGGTGGACAAGCGCAAGAGAAGCAGCTTCAGGCAAAGCAGTTGCTTGATCAGCTTTTCCCACTGCATGAAGGATCACACTGTGACGTAACAGGATATGTGGTCGACTACCGTCATCTGATGGTTTACTTCAAGGATGGACGTCATACCGGCCTTCGTTACCCAAAACATTTCGTGGCTTATATTGGGGACCGGCATAATCCGGAAGCAATTGTATTCCGCAATGGGGACGGATGTCATGTTGAAGTTACGCTGGGGAATGGAAAAGGCACAGGAATGCCTGAGCCGGTATCTATCGATGATATTCAGCTGGAAACCTATACTCATCTGAACTCTGTCGCGTCCGAAAGTCATGCAACATTAGGTCTTCGTCACTGGGTCAGTCTGGTAAAAGCGGATGAGCTGGGACATCCTCAGGTTTGTAGTGAAAACAAAGAGTATCAGTCAAAAGATGAAGCAGATTATCAGTTGGATATTAGTTTCAATATTGACTAG
- the ppiC gene encoding peptidylprolyl isomerase PpiC: MARTAAAALHILVKHKNQAEDILQQLKKGAKFQTLARKYSLCPSGKKGGDLGEFRQGQMVPAFDKVCFQGEVLKPVLVKTKFGWHVVKVLYRT, encoded by the coding sequence ATGGCGAGAACAGCAGCAGCAGCTTTACATATTTTGGTGAAACATAAGAATCAGGCAGAAGATATCCTGCAGCAACTAAAGAAAGGTGCTAAATTTCAAACGCTTGCCAGAAAATATTCTTTGTGTCCATCCGGGAAGAAAGGTGGTGATCTGGGTGAGTTTCGTCAGGGGCAAATGGTTCCTGCATTTGACAAAGTCTGCTTTCAGGGAGAAGTACTGAAGCCCGTGTTGGTTAAAACCAAATTTGGCTGGCATGTGGTCAAGGTGTTGTACCGGACCTGA
- a CDS encoding DUF3612 domain-containing protein, which yields MTLSKSLIRQSHFLGTKVRNLRKRNHLTMEDLSSRCIRLNPEYAPSVSYLSMIERGKRVPSIEMLEVIAEVFQKKPQWFLDDQPDQIDITPDKGSRGGINGMALEPSFLFSQDILQIAIPEMLSQTGITGRQFAQLLIRAHQESLQNHFPDLERAAENIGLKKLNLTVEDLTDIARHLGLSIHWFSQAPREVKDELGLSAKQLITSYFEPPNAIYLNDVMKHHPTRLKYDLAVYIGHNILHSKDGCKTVLSIGHTSSWEEPGSPQADYELNSKDILQAWRDFESSFFAGALLCPKVPFRQLLDRNGYEISVHQKVGVSPSVAMRRMTVVSPYPYWHYFDAYGEGKLKAVYRGNGIPLPWGNMRTVNDPCQHWAVFRQLKHPQSSSSAQISLLNVGDEPRIYCCESLNVVDPAGNNRVLCAGIDLNPAISAQGGDARQMAMELKESCVRNGGIAAIPPAIQSDLTTLARILNIKWIERGITNDARLICPRGSVCPRKPSCYSTQTGIIVTDK from the coding sequence ATGACATTATCTAAAAGCTTAATTCGCCAGTCTCACTTTCTTGGCACCAAAGTCAGAAATCTGAGAAAACGGAACCATCTGACGATGGAAGATCTATCGTCTCGCTGTATCCGTCTGAATCCTGAATATGCCCCTTCTGTCTCTTATCTCTCAATGATCGAACGGGGGAAACGGGTACCGAGTATCGAAATGCTGGAAGTCATTGCCGAAGTATTTCAGAAAAAGCCTCAGTGGTTTCTCGACGATCAACCCGATCAGATCGATATCACACCCGACAAAGGAAGCCGGGGGGGAATTAATGGAATGGCATTGGAACCCAGCTTCTTGTTTTCACAAGATATTCTTCAAATTGCCATTCCTGAGATGCTTTCTCAAACCGGAATTACCGGGCGCCAGTTTGCTCAGCTACTCATCCGGGCACATCAGGAAAGTCTGCAAAACCATTTCCCGGATCTGGAACGGGCAGCGGAAAATATCGGACTCAAAAAACTTAACCTGACTGTCGAAGATCTGACTGATATTGCCAGACATCTCGGACTCAGTATCCACTGGTTCTCTCAGGCGCCGCGGGAAGTGAAAGATGAATTGGGACTCTCGGCAAAACAGTTAATCACTTCTTATTTTGAGCCACCCAATGCAATTTATCTCAATGATGTCATGAAACATCATCCAACCCGGCTGAAGTATGATCTCGCGGTTTACATCGGTCACAATATCCTTCACAGCAAGGATGGCTGTAAAACGGTTCTTTCTATCGGACATACCAGTAGTTGGGAAGAACCAGGCAGCCCACAGGCTGACTATGAACTCAACTCCAAAGACATCCTGCAAGCCTGGCGGGATTTTGAATCCAGTTTCTTCGCCGGAGCGCTTCTGTGTCCGAAAGTCCCATTCCGGCAACTGCTGGATCGTAATGGCTATGAAATCAGCGTTCACCAAAAAGTAGGAGTTTCCCCATCAGTTGCAATGCGGAGGATGACGGTTGTTTCTCCCTATCCTTACTGGCATTACTTCGATGCCTACGGTGAAGGAAAACTTAAAGCGGTCTACCGGGGCAATGGTATCCCACTTCCCTGGGGAAATATGAGGACAGTCAACGATCCCTGTCAGCACTGGGCGGTATTTCGGCAACTCAAGCATCCGCAGTCTTCCAGTTCTGCCCAGATTTCACTCCTGAACGTCGGGGATGAACCCAGAATTTACTGTTGTGAGTCACTGAACGTGGTCGACCCGGCAGGGAACAACCGAGTTTTGTGTGCCGGTATAGATTTGAATCCGGCAATCAGTGCTCAAGGGGGAGATGCGCGGCAAATGGCGATGGAACTGAAAGAATCCTGTGTCAGGAATGGTGGTATCGCTGCAATACCACCAGCAATTCAAAGTGATCTGACAACGCTCGCCAGAATACTCAATATCAAATGGATAGAGCGCGGCATCACAAACGATGCACGGCTAATCTGTCCCCGTGGAAGTGTCTGTCCCCGTAAGCCAAGTTGCTACAGTACCCAAACAGGCATTATCGTGACTGACAAATAA
- a CDS encoding diguanylate cyclase — MRDILFRKWTVIGFLVLLACILVVLVEFIFQRHQEVMRQEIQSRTTEELSIIRFKLEATVLADIYVAKSLSTLTTVNASTVAESWEKVSQRIMDQGKYIRSLALAPNDIIEYVYPLEGNRKALGLDFRTIPEQWATVQRAHELKEIFIAGPVDLVQGGSAIVARCPVFLDPPYNQFYWGVISVVIDIDSLFKSLAVDDVLRGYNIAIRGKDSAGEQGDVFWGQPDVFEHAFAKETIYFPYGSWSIAIAERDNINILDQVPWFQAHIVRVIGYLLLVFLIASFWVIYRLYDKSNRLSLYDELTHLPNRRYFMNELNRYFEREKKARQPTGFALLCIDVNKFKTINDNYGHIVGDQVLVECARRIENAIRDNDCAARIGGDEFLVLLKGGEKEEDLRKIMERVRHAVRVTPVICEELAIPVGISIGYTCYRPEMKSVNEMINHADNEMYDEKYAS; from the coding sequence ATGCGCGATATTCTGTTCAGAAAATGGACAGTGATTGGTTTTCTGGTTTTACTTGCATGCATTTTGGTTGTGTTGGTTGAATTCATTTTCCAGCGTCATCAAGAGGTGATGCGGCAGGAAATTCAAAGCCGGACAACCGAAGAACTTTCAATCATCCGATTTAAGCTGGAAGCAACCGTTCTGGCTGATATCTATGTGGCGAAAAGTTTGTCGACACTGACGACTGTAAATGCCAGTACAGTGGCAGAAAGTTGGGAAAAAGTATCTCAACGTATTATGGATCAGGGGAAATACATTCGTTCGCTTGCTCTGGCTCCTAACGATATTATTGAATATGTCTATCCGCTGGAAGGTAATCGTAAAGCATTGGGGCTGGACTTCCGTACGATTCCCGAACAGTGGGCGACTGTCCAGCGGGCTCATGAGCTGAAAGAAATTTTTATTGCCGGTCCTGTCGATTTGGTTCAGGGCGGTAGTGCGATCGTTGCCCGCTGCCCGGTGTTTCTGGATCCGCCATATAACCAGTTTTACTGGGGAGTCATCAGTGTCGTGATTGATATCGACAGTCTGTTTAAATCTCTTGCTGTTGATGACGTGTTGCGGGGCTATAACATCGCGATTCGGGGAAAAGACAGCGCTGGAGAACAGGGTGATGTATTCTGGGGACAGCCCGATGTTTTTGAACATGCTTTTGCAAAAGAGACCATTTATTTCCCGTATGGCTCCTGGAGTATTGCGATTGCGGAAAGAGATAACATCAACATTCTTGATCAGGTTCCCTGGTTTCAGGCACATATTGTTCGCGTGATCGGTTATCTGCTTCTGGTCTTTCTTATCGCTTCCTTTTGGGTAATTTATCGTCTCTACGATAAATCGAATCGTCTTTCTCTCTACGATGAGCTGACCCATTTACCGAATCGCCGTTATTTTATGAATGAACTGAACCGCTACTTCGAACGGGAAAAGAAGGCCAGACAACCGACAGGATTCGCCTTGTTGTGTATTGATGTGAACAAATTCAAAACGATTAATGATAATTATGGGCATATTGTCGGTGACCAGGTACTGGTGGAATGTGCCCGGCGGATTGAAAATGCGATTCGGGACAATGACTGCGCGGCCCGTATCGGAGGCGATGAATTTTTAGTCTTGTTAAAAGGTGGGGAAAAAGAGGAAGATCTGCGCAAAATTATGGAGCGGGTCCGGCATGCCGTCCGGGTTACTCCGGTGATTTGCGAAGAGCTTGCCATCCCGGTCGGTATCAGTATTGGTTATACCTGCTACCGGCCTGAAATGAAGAGTGTCAATGAGATGATCAATCATGCTGACAATGAAATGTATGATGAAAAATATGCATCATAA